TAACGGAAAAGGACCGCGGCGGATCACACACCCGGATTCCTGTTATCCGGTCCGCCCGCCCAGGTCTCCGTCCAGTGGGGGCCGTGGCTTGAGGACGAGCGAGGACAGGGCACATGGGCAACGACGGCGCGATGGACACCGCGGTGGTGGAGGCGGCGCAGGCAGGTGACGGGACTGCCCGGGACCAGCTGGTCGCCGACTGCCTGCCGCTCGTCTACAACATCGTCGGCCGGGCCATGAACGGGCACGCCGACGTCGACGACGTCGTCCAGGAGACCATGATCCGCATGGTCGGCGGTCTCACCGGCCTGCGCGACACCGGCGCCTTCCGCTCCTGGCTGGTCGCCGTCGCCATGAACGAGGTGCGCCGCAGCCGCAACGCCCGGCAGGCCGGGCCCGTCCCCGACCTCGACGGCATGGAGCAGGTCGCCGACCCCGCCGGCGACTTCGTCGACCTCACCGTGCTGCGGCTCGGCCTCTCCGGCCAGCGCCGCGAGGCCACCGAGGCCACCCGCTGGCTGGACGAGCGCGACCGCGACCTGCTCTCGCTCTGGTGGCAGGAGGCCGCGGGCCATCTCACCCGGGCCGAACTGGCCGAGGCACTGGAACTCTCCCCGCAGCACACCGCCGTCCGCGTCCAGCGGATGAAGGAGCAGCTGGAGGTCGGCCGGACGGTCGTCCGGGCGCTCTCCGCCGAGCCCCGCTGCCCCGCGCTCGCCGAACTCACCGCCGCCTGGGACGGTCGTCCGAGCGCGCTCTGGCGCAAGCGAATAGCCCGCCACCTGCGGGCCTGCCGCAGCTGTGAGGGCTCAGGCCACGGCCTCGTCCCCGCCGAGGGCCTGCTCGCCGGCCTCGTCCTGGTGGTGCCCATGCACGGCTTCACACTCGGCCCGGAGTTCTTCGCGGCCAAGCTCGCCGCCCTCCCGGACGCGGGCACGGTGGTCTCCTCGACGCTGTCCCATGCGGTGTCCGCCGGCCCCGCGGCCGTGCCGCCGGCGCCGTCCGGCGTCGGCAGCCGGGTGCTCGACCTCGTCGGCCCCAAGGGATCGCGGAGCCTCCGTGGGGCCGCCCGCCGCCCGGCCCGCCGCGCCCTCCAGGCCGCCGGGGCCGTCGCCGTCACCGTGGCCGTGCTCGGCGTGGTCCGCGGCCTGCCGGACGAGCCCACGCCGCCGACACCGCCCGCCCCGACCGTCTCCGTGCCCGGCCCGCAGACCGTCGTCCTCGACGCACCGGCGCCCTCCCCGTCCCCCACACCGCCCCCGCCCAGCCCCTCCCCGTCGCCCTCGGCCAGCCCGAGCCCCACGCCGCGCAGCCCGGAACGGCAGCTCATCGACCTGATCAACGCCGAGCGGGCGAAGCGCGGGTGCCGCGCGCTGCGCGTCGACGCCAAGCTGCACACCGCCGCCCAGAGGCACTCCGAGGACATGTCGGCGCGCCGCTACTTCGACCACGAGGACCCGGCCGGCCGCGGCCCGGAGAGCCGGATCGACGCGGCCGGCTACCAGTGGCGGGCCTGGGGCGAGAACATCGACCAGCGCCGCAAGTCCCCCGCCGACGTCTTCGACGACTGGATGGACGACTCCTACCACCAGCAGAACATGCTCGACTGCCGCTACCTCGACGCCGCCGTCGGCACGGCCCCCGACCCGGCCGGCGGCCTGCTGTGGACCCTGGACGTCGGCACCCCCCGCTGACGCCCTCCCGCCCGACCGCCGTCCCGGCGCCGGCCGCCGAGGCCGACGGTTTCCGGCCAATCGCCGTGCGGGCGGGCCGCGCGGTCGGCCGCGGCGGCCTCGACCCCGACGCGCACCTCGGGCCAGCGCGAACGCCGGCAGGAAGAACCGGAATCGGAATACGGAGCAGGGAATTCCCGATATTCCCGACGCTTTCACGGCACTGGACTTCGTCCCGGTAGCGGCGCGAAAGATCGGACGTGGGCGCTGTGTCGGGAATTGGGTGCGAACGTTCACCGGCGCTCGTCCGTCTCCGCAGCACCCTGCGGTGCGGGGACGGACGAGCCTTGCTCGGCAGGTGCGCCCGGCGGCGCCGGTGCGCGCACGCCGCGGATCGGCGGGAACGCGCCTGTCGACCGGGCGGGCCGGGCGAATTCCGGTGCCGCGCGGTCCGTCGTGTGACTAATGTCCGCCCGGTACCGGCGCCCGCCGGTCGATCGGTTCGTGCACAAGGGGGTACCGAAATGGGCACAGGGCAACGCGTGGCGGGTATGACGGCAGCGGTGGTGATGGCGGCCGGCGCGAGCCTCGTGGGCTTCGCGGGTTCGGCCTCGGCCGTCTCGACCTCCTGCGACGTGGGGAACGTCTGCCTCTACGACGACTCCTACTTCAACGGCGGGATCTGGTACCGCAGCGCCTACCCGGGGACGTACAACCTCACCGGGTTCAACGACCGCACGTCCTCGTGGATCAACAACTCCTGGTCCTACGACGCCAGATGGTTCTGGGGGGCGAACGCCACCGGTGGCAGCGAGTGCATGAGCATCGTGTCCAGCAACGGATACGTCGGTTGGTACAACAACGACGAGGCCAGCTCGGTCCGCGTCTACACCGACGACCTCGCCTGCTGACCAGCCCGGCAACGACGCCCGGATCCCGCGACCGCCGCGGGATCCGGGCCCGGCACAGTGAAGACCGAGGGGAATCCTGCGTGTCCGTAGTGCAGTTCGAGGCCGTCGACCGGATCTTCCGGTCGGGCGGGGCCGAGGTCGGCGCCCTCGTCGGCGTGAACCTCCGGGCGGAACGAGGAGAGCTGGTCGTCGTCATGGGCGCCAGCGGCTCCGGCAAGACGACGCTGCTCAGCATCGCCGGGGGCCTCGACCGGGCCGACCGGGGCCGGGTCACGGTGCTCGGCGAGGAGCTGGGGCGGCTCTCCGAACGGCAGTTGGCCCGGATGCGGCTGACGGCCGTCGGATTCGTCTTCCAGGAACTCAACCTCCTCGCGGAACTGACCCTGGAGGAGAACGTCGCACTCCCGCTGGAAGGCGCGGGCACGGGCCGGCACGCCGCCCGGTCCGCCGCCAGGGCGGCCCTCGCCCGGGTCGGCCTCGACGGCATGGGCCGGAGGTTCCCCGACGAGATCTCCGGAGGCCAGCAGCAGCGGGTGGCGATCGCCCGCGCCGTGGTCGGCGACCGGCGCCTCGTCCTCGCGGACGAACCCACCGGATCCCTGGACTCGGAGACCGGCGTCGAGATCATGACGCTTCTGCGCACCCTCTGCGACAACGGAGCCACCGTGCTGCTCAGCACGCACAATCCGGCCAACGCCGAGTTCGCCGACCGGGTCGTGCACCTGCGGGACGGCAGGCTCGAACGGATCGAGGAGCGGGCCGCACCCGCAGGCCGCGAGGACGCCCGGTGAGGCGGAACCACCTGTCGACCGACCTCCGGATCGCCTGGTCGATCGTGATCGGGACGGGGCGCCGCCGGGCCATGCTGCTCCTGCTCTTCGCCGTTCCCGTCCTGCTCGCCACCGCCGCCGCCTCAGTGCTGGACACCCTCAACCTCTCGCCGCAGCAGCTCGCGACGGCCGCCATGGCCCGGGCGGACCTCCAGGTCGACCGGACCCAGCCGGGCCCGGCGCCCGCCGACCTCGCCGCCGTGGTCGGACCGCTGCCCGCCGGTTCCCGGGCCGTCCCCTACTACAAGGCACCCGAGTTCCCCGTCGTCCTCGACGGCCTCACCCGGCACGTCACCTACCGGGAGAGCGACTGGGCGGCGCCCGCCACCGAGGGCTGGCTGCGGACGAAGGCGGGCCGGCTGCCCGCAGGGCCCGCGGAGGCCGCGGTGTCCGAGCACCTCGCGAGGGCCCACCACCTCGGGGTCGGCGACCGCCTGCGGTTCCACCCGGAGGACACCCCGGCCGTCGTCGTCGGCGTCGTCGAGGACCCGACCGCCTACGGGGCGGACCTCGTGGCGGGCGGGCCCGGCCTGTTCGAGACGCGGTTCGACCCGGCCCGCGCCGCGGAACTGGGCGTCACCCGAGGCTGGCTGGTGACCGGTCGTGGCGCGGCGGCCGTCGTCGGCCCGCGTGCGGGGCAGCAGCACCTCGCCGTCCGGACCAGGCCCCAGGTCGCCGCGGCCGCCAGGACCCTGCTGTCCGCCCAGCCCGGACTCGTCGCCCTCCCCGGGCTGCTCCTCGTCCTGGCCGGCGCCGCCGCCGCCTTCAGCATCAGGATGCGCCGCCTGCAGCGGCAGTTCGGCCTGCTGTCCGCCGTCGGGTTCGACGGCGCGCGGCTGGTCCGGGTGGCCCGTACGGCCGGGCTGCTGGCCGCCGCGGCCGGAGGCGCCGTCGGCGTGGTCCTCGGGACAGCTCTCGGCGCGGCCGTGCGGCCCGCGGTCCGCTCGGTGGTCGGGCGCGACCTGGCGTCGGTGGACGTCGCACCCGGACGCATGCTGCTCCTGCTGACGGCGACCGTGCTGTGCGGCGCCCTGGCCGTCTGGCTGCCGGCCCGGCTGGCGGCCTCGCACACGGTCCGCAGGAGGCTGAGCCGGGTCCCCGCCGCGTCCACCGGCCGGCGGCGCAAACGCTGGGCGGCAGGGTGCGGCGTGCTGGCCGCGGCCGCGGTCGTCTCGGGGATCGCCACCGGGTCGAGCAGTCCCGGAGTCGTCGGTGGCGTCGCACTCCTGACGGCCACCCTCCTGCTGGTGCCCGACCTCCTGGTCCTGCTCGGACGGGCCGCCGGGCGGCTCGCGCCCGGACCGCGCTTCGGACTCCGCGACCTGGCCAGGGACCGTCGCCGCCCCGCCGCGGCCGTCGTCTTCGGCGTGGTCACCGTCGCCCTCGCCACCTCCACGGCGATCTTCGTCGGCAGCAACGCGGCCAGGGACGCCCGCGAGTACGCCGGCTCGCGGCACCAGGGGCAGATCGAGGTGGTGCTGCGGGACGCCCCGCCGTCCGCCGCCGTCGAGGCGGCGGTACGCGGAGCGGTCGGCGCGCAGGCCTCCGTCGTCCCGGTCCAGGGCGTGTACGCCTCGGACCGTCCGGCGGCGGACGCCCCGTCACGAGTCGCCCTGCCCCGGGTCGCGCTCCGCGCCCAGTCGGGGCGGAGCGTGAACCCCTTCGGATCACTCCAGATCGTGGAGACGGCCGAGGAGTTCCGTGCGCTGACCACTCGGGACTGGACCCCGGCCGAGGCCGCCGCCCTCACCGCCGGCAGCGTCGTCGCATTCGACCCCGGCTTCGTACGGGGCGGGAGAGCGGTGCTGGCCTTCGAGCCGAAGCAGGGCGTCCCCGCCCGGCCGCAGCTCACCGTTGCGGCCTTCCCCGGGGCGCCCGTCGACCGCACCACCCTGAACCGTGCGATCGGCGTGCTCACCGGCAGTACGGCCCGGGGCATGGGCCTGTTCCCGGTCACCACGACCTATCTCGCGACGCCGCAGGACGGGCTGCCGCAGGACATCGAGAGCCGGCTCGGCGCGGCCCTCGAACCCCTGGGCATCCCCGCCACCGAGCTGCGGATCGAGCGGCCCTACACGCCGCCCGTCCCGGCCCGGTGGAACGTCATGACGGCGGTCTCGGGCGCCATGGTGCTGATCGCCACACTCCTCGCGGTCTCCGCGTCGACCCAGGAACTGCGGCCCCAGCTGCGGCTGCTCCACGTCGTCGGCTTCGGCGGCCGTACCCAGCGGACGGTCGCCGCGACGCAGGCGGTGGTGATCACCACGCTCTCGCTCGCCTGCGGGCTCCTCGCCGGCTTCGTCCTGGCCGGAGCACAGCTCTGGCCCCAGGGCACCGCGCTCGTGGTGCCCTGGGCCTCGCTCGGCGCCGCCGTCCTCGGGTTGATCGCCGCGGCCGGCCTCGCCGGATTCCTCGTCAGGCCGGTGGCCGTCGCCCGCGGCCGTGCACGGCGCAGCGTACGGCGGCGTGCACGGCGCAGTGCGGCGATTCCTGCGCCCGGGAGGTGAGGGAGACTCAGGCTGCGCCGGGCGCCCGGCGCAGGACGAGGGACAGGAAGCCCCAGGTGTCCCGGTAGGTCTGCAGCCACTCGGAGCGGCGGATGCCGGCCATGTCGAGTGCGGAGCCGCTGTCCGGATCCTCGGGGTGGTCCAGCGCCCAGGAGGCGAGCGAGCCCCAGCAGGACCACTCGTAGGCGTCCAACTCACTGCGGGTGCTGATGTGCCCGTCGACCGGGACCCAACCGTCGGCGGAGACGTTCTCCACCGTGCCGGCCAGATCGGCGAAGTCGCCGAGCATCTCGACGGCCTCCGGCGACGGAGTGCGCTCCCAGAACCCGTCACCGACGAGGACGCGCCCGCCGGGCGCCAGGTGCCTGCGGGCCGCGGCGAGCGTGGGCAGCAGGCCGCCGAAGGCATGCGTGGACCCGACGCAGAGCACCAGGTCGAACGGCTGCGGGGAGGTGAACTCCTCGGCCGCCAGCCGGTGCAGGACGAGCCGGTCCCGCACGCCGAGCTCCTCCGCCGCGCGGTCGGCCAGCGCCAGCGCGTCCGCGGAGACGTCCACACCTTCGGCGTGCACCTTCGGGTGTGCGGTCAGCGCCCGCAGCAGCCACTCACCGCCGCCGCAGCCGAGGTCGAGCACCCGCTCGTCCCCGCGGGGCAGGCCGCGCTCCAGCAGCCGGCGCACGGAGTCGTCGTCGAGCGGCGACCTGATCGGGTGTTCGGTATGGGCGATGGCGGAGATCCGTTCACGATTCACCGCCGCATCCTGACACCGGCCCGGATCGTGCGCACCTCTTTTAACGCGTCCGCAGCCGTCCTTGCGCGGGCCTCCACACATGCGACGACGGGATGCCGGGGGAGCCGCGAACGAACAGGGCGGCGGACACGAGCACCGGCCGGGTGAGGCCGGAGTACCGTGGGGACATCGGGACGGTCCGAGCCGCCGCACCGCGGGATGCCCCCGTCGTCGGCGGGCCCGGCCCGTACCCGCGGATCGGTGGTGGCGAGCCATGTCGGACGAGACCAGTACCCCGCAGCCGCGGCTTCTGCCGGACCGGTTCCGGCAGGCGGCGAAGCCGGGCACCGTCCTGTTGCGCCTGGAGACCACGCAGTCACGGGCGGGCGCGCTCGACGGCGCGTGGTGGCCGCGTTCGCGCAACATCGGCGCCGAACTCCCCGGACTGGTCTCCGCGCTGACCGAACACCTCGGTCCGGTGGTGAGCGTGGGGCTGGACACGGACGCCTGGGACGACGTGCCGCCCCGGGTGGTCGTCGACGGCCGGCCGGTGCGCATCGACCGGTACCCGGTCGGCGACGACACGGTGATCATCACGCGGGGCGACCGGGATCACTTCAGTCTGCTCGTCGTCCCCCCGCTGGCAGCCCGGGATGCGGCGCTGGCCGCGATGGCACGCGCGGTGCAGGCGGGCGGTACCGACTCGGCACGGCAGATCCTCGTCGCTACCGGCATCGGCGCCGGGCCGGCGGTCGAAGCGCCCTGAGGGGCAGCCTCGCGGGCCGACTCCTCGGACAGACAGGAAGGCGGGACGGAGAGATGTCCGTATACGTGAAACTCTCCGCCGAGGCCCGGTCCCCGGCGGAGCCGTCGAGTGGGCCGCTGGACATGCAGTACCAGGACAGCGCCGACGACGGCGTCACCTTCGAGTACGACCTGCACCCGAGCGGGGCGATGCGGGTACTGCGGGTCTTCGAGGACACTCCGCACCGGGTCGAGGCGTGCTTCAGCCCCGGCGCGTGGCTGCAGGTCACCGGCGCCTACCTGCGAAGCGGCTCGGCGTACTGACGGCGGTCCGCTCGGTGGCGAACCGTGCCGAGGCGCTCGGCGGCACTCGGCGGCGATCGCCGGTGGGCCCGGTGCCCAGCGGTGGCCGAGCCGTGGCGCGGGCGGAGACTCACCGGTCGCCGCCGGTTCCTCCGGCCCGTACGGTCGGGATTCCGGGGCGGGATCGTTGGTACAGGAGGCCAGGATGCGGCACTACCGATGGGTGCTGGAGACCGAGGACGACGACGGCCGCTGGTCCCGGCAGGACGATGCTCCGCTGCAGAATCCGCTGGCGTACGACGGGCCGCCCCAACGTGCGGCCAACCACCTGAGGGACGTGTTCGTCCGCACGCTCTCCCATCCCACTCCCGGCCCCCGGGCGGTCAGGATTCGCGTCTGGGAGGGGGCGGACACGATCGGCGAGCCCCAGGCCGAGACCGAGTGGTCACGCGAGTGACCCGTCCAACCCCGACCCGGACGGGACGGCCTTCCCGTCCGTCGGCCACGCGGGCGCCGACCAGGAGGCGGCTCGGCTTCTGGCGGTGTCCGCGCGCAGGTCGGCTTCACCGGTCGGGCTACCCGGGCATCACGCCGTGGATGCGGGAGATGGTGAACACGCGTTCGCTGTTCCGTAGATGGCACCAGGCGTGCAGGTAGGGCGCGTCCAGTTCGAGCCGGCTGAGGGTACGGACGGTCGTGCTGCCCGAGGTGGCGACGTACTCGATCGTGATCGTCTGGCCTTCGTCGACGGCGTGGGCCAGCTGGCGGACGTCGGTGAAGGACAGGTTGCGCGCGTGCCCGGCGATGATCTCCTCGGTGTCGCTGCCGTAGGGGCGTCCGTCCCAGGGGTCGGGCTCCGGGATGTCCTGTGGGGCAGCCAGCAGTCGGGCAGCGAGGGTGCTCGGGTCGACGGCCGTTCGGCCGCCGGCTGTACGGGCCACCGTCTGCTGTGGCCGGGCCGGGCCTCCGGACAGGCGCGGGGGCGGGACCGGGCTTGCCGCGCGCGTGCGCTGGGCGCGCTCGATGCGGACGGACCCGTCGGGCTTCGCGGCGACGGGGGCGTAGCCCGCGGACCGCAGTGCCGCGAGCGTCCCGTCCGCAGGGGTCCGACTGATCAGCACCGTCGGCGCCAGTTGCCGCAGGCCGAGCTGGGTGAGCTTGCGGTGGGCGGCCACTTCGGCCAGGAGGGCGGGCTCTTCACCGTGGATCACACAGGCCGCGGAGACGACGCGCACCCGACCGTGGCTGCGCGCGGTGTCGTGGATCAGGTACGAGAGCGGCTGGGGGAGCGGTTCGACGGCCACGGCGGTCAGGTCGGCCGTGATGACGTCGGGAGTGTGGCCCGCATCGAGGGCGCGGCGGACGCTTCCCGGGCTGAACCGCCAGACGGATGCCGCACCGGCCGTCTCCCGTTCGGCGACGGAATCCAGCAGGGTGACCAGGGCCGTCGACGGCGTGCCGGTGACCACGGCCGTGAGGTCGCTGCCGAAGCGGGCCGCCTCACTGGCGGCGGGCAGCAGCCGCCGACAGGCGTCCACCAGGGCTTCGGCGTCGTCGGCGAGCAGGGCGGCTCCGACGGGGGACAGGGCTCCGAGGGCGAGTACGCCGAGCAGTTCCGTTTCGCGGATCTGGGTGGCGAACGGCGTTGTGTCCTGGGCGAGTTCGTCGACGAGCGGGCGGTGCCACACGATCGACATCCCCAGGTCGGCGAGGTTCGCCGCTCCTTCGCCCGCCGGGAGCTGCGACGCCACCGCGAGCAGCCCGTGCCGGGCCTGGACGCAGCCTCCGCAGGGCGGCGTTCCGGCGAGGGCCGGCAGCGCCTTCCCGTCCTCGTCACGGCTCCCGCCGGGGGTCAGCGGCAGTGTCCACCACGCCTGGAGCAGTACGGCGAGCTGGTCGGCCGGATCCTTCTCCGCCCACGTGTCGTAGAACTCGGTCGCCGCGACCCGGTCACCGTCCCGGGCCAGCAGCCGAGCTGCGCTTGCCGCCTCCAGCGCGAGGCGGACCACGATCTCGTCGCACTGCGCCGCTTTGCCGATCCGGGACAGTTCGCGGGCGCCGACTCCGCCGGCCTTCAGCCGAGCCGGAGGAGTGGTGGCGCACACCCTGAGGACGGAGGCGGCGTGGGTGGCGAATGCCATCGCGGCGGCAGCGGCCTCCCGTTCGACATCCGAAGCGGTGACGGATGCCGATCGCAGGACGGGTGGGACCGGAGTGAACGGAGCGTGCCAGTCGGGACCGCGCAGTGCGAGCGCCACCTCCGTGGGCATGCGGGCAGGACCGTACCGGTGCCGGTCCTGGATCAGCAGACCCCGTTCCAGCGCCCATCGTTCGCCCGGCCCGGAGCCGGACGGCGGAGCCCCGAACAGGATGAAGCCCGATCGCTCCGGAGCCTGACCCGCCTGCCGCTCGAGCACCTTCCGAGCAGCTGCGGGGGCCTTGGCCACCAGCGCGGCGACCCGGCCCGGATCGCTGTGATGGTCGACAAGCGCCGCCAGCCGCTTCTGTTTGGTGTTGCCGGTCGGCTTGATGCCGAGGGCCGCCAGCATGCGGCCCAGTTCGTCGGAGGTGGTGTTCACCAGGAGCTGTGCCAGTGGCGCGTCCAACCCGAGTGGCGTGTCCCATGCCTGCCGCAGCGGTGCCGCCATGCGCAGCAGCCCGTTGCCGTCCGGCCAGACCAGAGCGCGATCGGCCAGCGCCTCCAGGGCCGCGTCCATGACGTGAGCGCGACTCCCGTCCGTCGCGCCCAGGAGGCTTGCCAGGATGTCCCGCGAGGTCGGCGTGAGCGCGGCGAGCGCCTCCGCCACTTGCAGGTACGGCAACACGAGCCGGGGCAGTGCGAGCGCCACCGACGCCGGGCGCTGGAGGCGGTCTGCCAGTTCGCCGACCGACTGCGGCTCCGGGGCCGACGCCGCATCCGGGCGCGCCACCAGGACCCGTTCCAACCGAGGTGTGTCGAGACCGCGCAGCCACGTGGCCAGGGTCGATCCGCTCGTCGTGCTGATGGGGAACACCTCGCCGGGTAGGAGTCGTCCTGTCCCGGCTCCGGCCGGGCGACTCAAGGATGGCGCACCACATGGAGGGCGTGGGTCGCCTTCGGCTCCGGCCCACCCGGAGCCGAAGAACGACGAAGGCCCGGACCGCTGTGCGGTCCGGGCCTTCGTGAAGGCGGAGGATACGAGATTCGAACTCGTGAGGGGTTGCCCCCAACACGCTTTCCAAGCGTGCGCCCTAGGCCTCTAGGCGAATCCTCCGTGGGAGAGCTTAGTACATGTCGAGGGGTGCTCGCGAACCGCTATCCCGCAGGTGGCCGTGCGCGGTCGCCTGCGGATCTCAGACGGCCCGGGGTGGGCCACCTCGGGCTCGCGATCCGCTACTCTTGGGGCAGCCCCTCGTGCGGCGTCATCTCTCTGAACCCCCCCAGGGCCGGAAGGCAGCAAGGGTAGGAGGGCTCTGGCGGGTGCACGGGGGGTCCTTGCGTTTGCGGGCGGGCCCGGTCCGTGCCGAGCGTGCCGCGTTTGTCGGCCCGTCCCGATATCGTCGGTGGCGTGTCCCTAGCCCTGTACCGCCGCTATCGCCCCGAGACCTTCGCGGAGGTCATCGGGCAGGAGCACGTGACCGCCCCGCTCCAGCAGGCCCTGCGCAACAACCGGGTCAATCACGCGTACCTGTTCAGCGGCCCGCGCGGCTGCGGCAAGACCACCAGCGCCCGTATCCTCGCCCGCTGTCTGAACTGCGAGCAGGGCCCCACGCCCACGCCGTGCGGCGAGTGCCAGTCCTGCCGCGACCTGGCGACCGGCGGCCCCGGCTCGATCGACGTCATCGAGATCGACGCCGCCTCCCACGGTGGTGTGGACGACGCCCGAGAGCTGCGCGAGCGGGCCTTCTTCGCGCCGGTGCACAGCCGGTACAAGATCTTCATCCTGGACGAGGCGCACATGGTGACCTCGGCCGGGTTCAACGCCCTGCTCAAGGTCGTCGAGGAGCCGCCGGAGCACCTCAAGTTCATCTTCGCGACCACCGAGCCGGAGAAGGTGATCGGGACGATCCGGTCCCGCACCCACCACTACCCGTTCCGCCTGGTGCCGCCCGGCACCCTGCGGGACTACCTGGCCGAGGTCTGCGGCCGCGAGGGAATCCAGGTCGAGGACTCGGTCTTCCCGCTGGTCGTCCGGGCCGGTGCCGGCTCGGTGCGCGACTCGATGTCGGTGATGGACCAGCTGCTCGCGGGCGCCGGCGAGGCCGGTGTGACGTACCAGATGGCCACCGCCCTGCTCGGCTACACCGACTCCGCGCTGCTGGACGAGGTGGTGGACGCCTTCGCCGCACACGACGGCGCGACGGTCTTCCAGGTGGTCGACCGGGTCGTCGAGGGCGGCCACGATCCGCGCCGCTTCGTCACGGACCTGCTGGAGCGGCTGCGCGACCTGGTGATCCTCGCCACAGTGCCGGACGCCGGCGAGAAGAGCCTGATCGACGCCCCGGCCGACCGGATCGCCGTCATGCAGGCGCAGGCGGACCGCTTCGGCCCGTCCGAGCTCAGCCGCGCCGCCGACATCGTCAACACCGGTCTCACCGAGATGCGCGGCAACGCCGCTCCCCGCCTGCAGCTGGAGCTGATCTGCGCCCGGGTGATGCTGCCCGGCGCGTACGGCGACGAGCTGTCGTTGCAGGCCC
This genomic window from Streptomyces sp. TLI_235 contains:
- a CDS encoding peptidase inhibitor family I36, which gives rise to MGTGQRVAGMTAAVVMAAGASLVGFAGSASAVSTSCDVGNVCLYDDSYFNGGIWYRSAYPGTYNLTGFNDRTSSWINNSWSYDARWFWGANATGGSECMSIVSSNGYVGWYNNDEASSVRVYTDDLAC
- a CDS encoding RNA polymerase sigma factor (sigma-70 family), with protein sequence MGNDGAMDTAVVEAAQAGDGTARDQLVADCLPLVYNIVGRAMNGHADVDDVVQETMIRMVGGLTGLRDTGAFRSWLVAVAMNEVRRSRNARQAGPVPDLDGMEQVADPAGDFVDLTVLRLGLSGQRREATEATRWLDERDRDLLSLWWQEAAGHLTRAELAEALELSPQHTAVRVQRMKEQLEVGRTVVRALSAEPRCPALAELTAAWDGRPSALWRKRIARHLRACRSCEGSGHGLVPAEGLLAGLVLVVPMHGFTLGPEFFAAKLAALPDAGTVVSSTLSHAVSAGPAAVPPAPSGVGSRVLDLVGPKGSRSLRGAARRPARRALQAAGAVAVTVAVLGVVRGLPDEPTPPTPPAPTVSVPGPQTVVLDAPAPSPSPTPPPPSPSPSPSASPSPTPRSPERQLIDLINAERAKRGCRALRVDAKLHTAAQRHSEDMSARRYFDHEDPAGRGPESRIDAAGYQWRAWGENIDQRRKSPADVFDDWMDDSYHQQNMLDCRYLDAAVGTAPDPAGGLLWTLDVGTPR
- a CDS encoding putative ABC transport system ATP-binding protein; the encoded protein is MSVVQFEAVDRIFRSGGAEVGALVGVNLRAERGELVVVMGASGSGKTTLLSIAGGLDRADRGRVTVLGEELGRLSERQLARMRLTAVGFVFQELNLLAELTLEENVALPLEGAGTGRHAARSAARAALARVGLDGMGRRFPDEISGGQQQRVAIARAVVGDRRLVLADEPTGSLDSETGVEIMTLLRTLCDNGATVLLSTHNPANAEFADRVVHLRDGRLERIEERAAPAGREDAR
- a CDS encoding FtsX-like permease family protein; translation: MRRNHLSTDLRIAWSIVIGTGRRRAMLLLLFAVPVLLATAAASVLDTLNLSPQQLATAAMARADLQVDRTQPGPAPADLAAVVGPLPAGSRAVPYYKAPEFPVVLDGLTRHVTYRESDWAAPATEGWLRTKAGRLPAGPAEAAVSEHLARAHHLGVGDRLRFHPEDTPAVVVGVVEDPTAYGADLVAGGPGLFETRFDPARAAELGVTRGWLVTGRGAAAVVGPRAGQQHLAVRTRPQVAAAARTLLSAQPGLVALPGLLLVLAGAAAAFSIRMRRLQRQFGLLSAVGFDGARLVRVARTAGLLAAAAGGAVGVVLGTALGAAVRPAVRSVVGRDLASVDVAPGRMLLLLTATVLCGALAVWLPARLAASHTVRRRLSRVPAASTGRRRKRWAAGCGVLAAAAVVSGIATGSSSPGVVGGVALLTATLLLVPDLLVLLGRAAGRLAPGPRFGLRDLARDRRRPAAAVVFGVVTVALATSTAIFVGSNAARDAREYAGSRHQGQIEVVLRDAPPSAAVEAAVRGAVGAQASVVPVQGVYASDRPAADAPSRVALPRVALRAQSGRSVNPFGSLQIVETAEEFRALTTRDWTPAEAAALTAGSVVAFDPGFVRGGRAVLAFEPKQGVPARPQLTVAAFPGAPVDRTTLNRAIGVLTGSTARGMGLFPVTTTYLATPQDGLPQDIESRLGAALEPLGIPATELRIERPYTPPVPARWNVMTAVSGAMVLIATLLAVSASTQELRPQLRLLHVVGFGGRTQRTVAATQAVVITTLSLACGLLAGFVLAGAQLWPQGTALVVPWASLGAAVLGLIAAAGLAGFLVRPVAVARGRARRSVRRRARRSAAIPAPGR
- a CDS encoding methyltransferase family protein; amino-acid sequence: MNRERISAIAHTEHPIRSPLDDDSVRRLLERGLPRGDERVLDLGCGGGEWLLRALTAHPKVHAEGVDVSADALALADRAAEELGVRDRLVLHRLAAEEFTSPQPFDLVLCVGSTHAFGGLLPTLAAARRHLAPGGRVLVGDGFWERTPSPEAVEMLGDFADLAGTVENVSADGWVPVDGHISTRSELDAYEWSCWGSLASWALDHPEDPDSGSALDMAGIRRSEWLQTYRDTWGFLSLVLRRAPGAA
- a CDS encoding WYL domain-containing protein; this encodes MARPDAASAPEPQSVGELADRLQRPASVALALPRLVLPYLQVAEALAALTPTSRDILASLLGATDGSRAHVMDAALEALADRALVWPDGNGLLRMAAPLRQAWDTPLGLDAPLAQLLVNTTSDELGRMLAALGIKPTGNTKQKRLAALVDHHSDPGRVAALVAKAPAAARKVLERQAGQAPERSGFILFGAPPSGSGPGERWALERGLLIQDRHRYGPARMPTEVALALRGPDWHAPFTPVPPVLRSASVTASDVEREAAAAAMAFATHAASVLRVCATTPPARLKAGGVGARELSRIGKAAQCDEIVVRLALEAASAARLLARDGDRVAATEFYDTWAEKDPADQLAVLLQAWWTLPLTPGGSRDEDGKALPALAGTPPCGGCVQARHGLLAVASQLPAGEGAANLADLGMSIVWHRPLVDELAQDTTPFATQIRETELLGVLALGALSPVGAALLADDAEALVDACRRLLPAASEAARFGSDLTAVVTGTPSTALVTLLDSVAERETAGAASVWRFSPGSVRRALDAGHTPDVITADLTAVAVEPLPQPLSYLIHDTARSHGRVRVVSAACVIHGEEPALLAEVAAHRKLTQLGLRQLAPTVLISRTPADGTLAALRSAGYAPVAAKPDGSVRIERAQRTRAASPVPPPRLSGGPARPQQTVARTAGGRTAVDPSTLAARLLAAPQDIPEPDPWDGRPYGSDTEEIIAGHARNLSFTDVRQLAHAVDEGQTITIEYVATSGSTTVRTLSRLELDAPYLHAWCHLRNSERVFTISRIHGVMPG